From one Mya arenaria isolate MELC-2E11 chromosome 4, ASM2691426v1 genomic stretch:
- the LOC128230989 gene encoding uncharacterized protein LOC128230989, translating to METEFKKETSGKWFAPLPFRKDRPRLPNNRVAAERRAKTLDYNLRKDENKRKMFTNFMEKVFENGHAELAPTLLPDQECWYLPVFGVTHPQKPGQIRCVFDSSAKHCGISLNDVLLTGPDFTNSLLGVLLRFRKEPVAITADIQQMFYCFNVREDHRDYLRFLRYEDNDPKKALTEYRMCVQVFGNSPSPAIATYGLRKSVEYSDSDVVSFVTNNFYVDDALTSLTNPANAVSLLKLTQNDLQAHGLYLHKIASNCDEVMLAFPLDELAKGLLGIDIKNETLPVQRSLDASEQAIAAVAYLLTFESDTPQIGFLLGKSKVAPIAGHTIPRLELSAAVMAVEIAQTVAEHLGISIETFTFHTDSMVVLGYINNNTRRFHTYVSNRVEQIRRSTKPAQWRYVCTKLNPSDCATRGLAASDLMNSAWLQGPTHLTSENSVDSETYHLVEPEHDKELRVDVNVSKSAIKSRLGSERFSRFSEWRRLVQAIAYLQHFVEKDQAKSQHKEVPSYQKAEKFIIKVVQAESYLKELDCLKLGKPVSKQSHILQLDPYLDEDGLLRVGGRLSRSSLSTCEKNPIIIPGDHHISVLLIRHYHESVQHQGRHFTAGAVRKAGFWITGGSGRVSSFIFKCVKCRKLRGNLQTQKMAELPSCRLSEAPPLTYVGVDTFGPWQVSTRRTKGGQASSKRWAVLFTCMIVRAIHIEVVEELSSSAFINALRRFVSIRGKVKEFYSDRAPTWAVPGSA from the exons ATGGAAACAGAATTCAAGAAGGAAACCTCTGGTAAATGGTTTGCGCCTTTACCATTCAGAAAAGACAGACCAAGGCTTCCAAACAACCGCGTTGCTGCAGAACGGCGGGCGAAGACGTTGGACTACAACTTGAGAAAAGAcgagaataaaagaaaaatgttcacCAATTTCATGGAAAAGGTCTTTGAAAACGGCCACGCTGAACTGGCTCCAACTTTACTGCCTGACCAAGAGTGTTGGTACTTACCTGTTTTTGGCGTAACGCACCCACAGAAGCCAGGCCAAATAAGGTGCGTTTTCGACTCATCGGCAAAACATTGCGGAATTTCGCTCAACGATGTGCTGCTCACTGGTCCAGATTTCACTAACAGTCTTCTTGGTGTGCTTCTACGGTTTCGCAAAGAACCAGTTGCGATTACCGCCGATattcaacaaatgttttactgtttCAACGTCAGAGAGGACCACAGGGATTATCTACGATTTCTCCGGTACGAAGACAACGATCCTAAGAAGGCTCTAACTGAATACAGGATGTGCGTACAAGTGTTCGGGAACAGCCCGTCCCCGGCTATCGCCACGTATGGGCTGAGAAAATCAGTGGAGTACAGTGACAGCGACGTTGTGTCATTCGTTACCAACAACTTCTATGTGGATGATGCCCTGACCTCGTTAACAAACCCAGCCAACGCTGTGAGTTTGCTTAAACTTACACAAAACGACCTACAGGCACATGGGCTATATCTGCACAAAATAGCTTCAAATTGTGATGAGGTTATGCTCGCTTTTCCGTTAGATGAATTAGCAAAGGGTCTCCTAGGAATCGACATAAAGAACGAAACTTTGCCTGTGCAAAGAAGTCTTG ATGCTTCAGAACAAGCAATTGCTGCGGTGGCTTATTTACTCACCTTTGAATCCGACACCCCACAAATTGGGTTCCTATTGGGCAAGTCTAAGGTTGCACCCATTGCCGGACACACCATCCCCAGGTTGGAACTAAGCGCTGCAGTCATGGCCGTAGAAATAGCACAAACTGTAGCAGAACACTTGGGAATTTCTATTGAGACATTTACATTTCACACAGACAGTATGGTTGTCCTAGGgtacatcaacaacaacacgCGCAGATTTCATACTTATGTCAGCAATCGTGTAGAGCAAATACGGCGTTCAACCAAACCAGCACAGTGGCGATACGTTTGTACCAAACTGAACCCATCTGATTGCGCTACCCGTGGTCTTGCAGCATCAGACCTTATGAATAGTGCATGGCTCCAAGGACCCACACATTTGACCAGTGAGAACAGTGTTGACAGCGAAACGTATCATCTTGTCGAACCAGAACACGACAAAGAGTTGAGAGTCGATGTCAATGTCTCTAAGTCAGCAATTAAAAGCCGTCTTGGTTCTGAACGCTTTTCGCGTTTCTCTGAGTGGAGGCGCCTAGTGCAAGCTATCGCATACCTTCAACACTTTGTGGAAAAGGACCAAGCAAAATCTCAACATAAAGAGGTACCATCGTACCAAAAGGCCGAAAAGTTCATCATCAAAGTAGTCCAAGCCGAGAGCTATTTGAAGGAACTAGACTGCCTCAAGTTAGGAAAGCCAGTTTCCAAGCAAAGTCACATACTGCAACTAGACCCGTATCTAGACGAAGACGGTTTGTTGAGAGTAGGAGGTCGCTTGAGTCGGAGTAGTCTTTCTACTTGTGAGAAAAACCCAATAATCATACCAGGTGATCATCACATTTCTGTCTTACTAATACGCCATTATCACGAGAGCGTGCAACACCAGGGAAGACATTTCACTGCAGGTGCTGTCAGGAAGGCCGGATTCTGGATCACTGGGGGTAGTGGTCGAGTTTCATCGTTCATATTCAAGTGCGTCAAGTGCCGCAAGCTTCGGGGCAATCTGCAAACACAGAAGATGGCTGAACTACCTTCCTGCAGACTCAGTGAAGCACCACCACTTACTTACGTAGGTGTAGACACATTTGGCCCATGGCAGGTTTCTACCAGACGCACTAAAGGAGGGCAGGCAAGCAGTAAGCGATGGGCAGTGCTTTTCACTTGTATGATTGTTCGTGCGATTCACATCGAAGTGGTCGAAGAGCTTTCGTCATCTGCATTCATCAACGCTTTGCGTCGCTTCGTTTCCATTCGTGGCAAGGTCAAGGAGTTCTACTCCGACAGAG CTCCCACATGGGCGGTGCCTGGGAGCGCATGA
- the LOC128232343 gene encoding uncharacterized protein LOC128232343: protein MSRVKKLTYKAMEIYNKTVTDFNNKLQPLCDQVIQFTKYNISSYNRSELHTLRGNIEQTLSQLKTIDKEFQDYSRRTNTEQSNLELSNLEKTVYEVYNQVDRFLCQINTKLDTMNETSSIKSGSSSRSRVVSRKLAKAEAAKAKVVYAQRQAELMKQEAHIKAELFVLKEEKEAAAALAEAEVLEREASGTHSVTLQQLPFKATDKTDRVLQFVEQTSRMQPDIELPRRTEPQFEPPLFQPGQLTSSFYEPLPPFNTQPSVHTDKCDHGQLSKFMLKKDLLLSRLYKYDDRPETFPIWKQSFQTVLTELDVTPVEELDLLLKWLGTKSRQYAVTIRAANIHDLPQGVKRIWGRLEERYGTPEQIESTLSKKLSQFPNLTNKDKKKLYELADIAAEIESLKENPRYSALLAVYDSSSGVNKIVMKLPHSLREKWVTRAAKYKAQHEAVFPPFKELVKFLNEIARIKNNPGLMFDHIEATHKTLQQKVFSRKTEVNDRVQSTHGQIEERPQEKCPIHKTKHSLRVCNAFKAMNQENKKQLLKENQLCFRCLSPSHMYKNCNSNVKCEECGSDRHCMVMHFTYKPRESHGGEETKKHVVASKSTRVCENAEFKGKSCAKLVLVNVYKKNRPQNQIKVYAMIDVQSNRSLAGPELFDLLDLNATMTEYTLGSCSA, encoded by the coding sequence ATGTCCCGAGTTAAGAAGTTAACATACAAAGCAATGGAGATCTACAATAAAACTGTTACTGACTTTAATAACAAGCTTCAGCCTCTGTGTGATCAAGTGATTCAATTCACCAAGTATAATATTTCAAGTTACAATCGCAGTGAGCTACACACTCTCAGAGGGAATATAGAACAAACATTAAGTCAACTCAAAACCATTGATAAAGAATTTCAAGACTACTCGAGAAGAACTAACACTGAACAAAGCAATCtcgagttatcaaacttggaaAAAACTGTCTATGAAGTGTATAATCAAGTTGATCGTTTCTTATGCCAGATAAACACTAAGTTGGACACTATGAATGAAACTTCATCTATCAAAAGTGGTTCGTCGAGCAGATCAAGGGTCGTTTCACGTAAACTGGCAAAGGCTGAGGCCGCAAAGGCAAAGGTCGTCTATGCCCAACGCCAAGCTGAGCTCATGAAACAAGAAGCTCATATTAAAGCAGAACTTTTTGTgctaaaagaagaaaaagaggCAGCGGCCGCCCTCGCTGAAGCGGAAGTGCTAGAGAGAGAAGCTTCAGGAACGCACTCAGTAACATTACAACAGCTCCCGTTTAAGGCGACTGATAAAACTGATCGTGTTTTACAGTTTGTCGAACAAACTTCACGGATGCAGCCAGATATTGAGCTTCCGCGACGTACGGAACCACAGTTTGAACCGCCATTGTTTCAGCCTGGTCAGCTCACTTCGTCGTTTTATGAACCTTTACCACCATTTAACACTCAACCGTCTGTCCATACAGATAAATGTGACCATGGTCAATTGAGCAAATTCATGTTGAAAAAGGACCTTTTGTTAAGCCGCTTATACAAATATGACGATCGACCAGAAACATTTCCAATATGGAAACAGAGCTTCCAGACGGTTCTTACAGAACTGGATGTTACACCGGTGGAAGAGTTAGATCTGTTGTTAAAATGGCTCGGAACGAAATCCAGACAGTACGCAGTCACCATTCGCGCGGCTAACATTCACGACCTCCCTCAAGGGGTAAAGAGAATATGGGGAAGGTTAGAAGAGCGTTATGGCACTCCGGAGCAGATTGAAAGCACTTTGTCTAAGAAATTATCACAATTCCCAAATCTGACGaacaaagataaaaagaaaCTGTATGAACTTGCCGATATAGCAGCAGAAATTGAGTCCCTGAAAGAGAATCCTAGATACTCGGCGTTACTGGCAGTATACGATTCATCGTCGGGAGTGAATAAGATCGTTATGAAGTTGCCACATAGTTTGAGAGAGAAGTGGGTTACTCGCGCCGCGAAGTATAAAGCCCAACACGAAGCCGTGTTCCCTCCATTCAAAGAGCTTGTGAAGTTCCTCAATGAAATAGCCCGTATCAAGAATAACCCTGGTTTAATGTTTGATCATATTGAAGCAACGCATAAAACGTTGCAACAGAAAGTATTTTCGAGAAAAACAGAGGTCAACGATCGTGTGCAGTCAACGCATGGACAGATTGAAGAACGCCCTCAAGAAAAGTGTCCAATACACAAGACTAAACATAGTTTGAGAGTATGTAATGCTTTCAAAGCAATGAACCAAGAGAATAAGAAACAGTTATTAAAAGAGAACCAGTTATGTTTCAGATGCCTGTCTCCTTCCCATATGTACAAAAACTGTAACTCAAACGTGAAATGTGAAGAATGTGGAAGCGATAGGCACTGTATGGTGATGCACTTCACTTACAAGCCTAGAGAAAGTCATGGCGGGGAGGAAACTAAGAAACATGTAGTTGCAAGCAAGTCCACTCGTGTCTGCGAGAATGCAGAATTCAAGGGGAAGTCATGCGCGAAATTGGTTCTCGTTAACGTTTACAAAAAGAATCGGcctcaaaatcaaattaaagtttATGCCATGATCGATGTTCAGAGCAACAGGTCTCTAGCAGGACCAGAGCTGTTTGATTTGCTAGACCTAAATGCAACGATGACTGAATATACCCTTGGATCTTGTTCCGCCTAA